A window of the Bacteroides thetaiotaomicron VPI-5482 genome harbors these coding sequences:
- a CDS encoding BT_3044 domain-containing protein, with protein MKLIRTIYTLGLLVGLFASCSKESPLDGEQYYKQVYIVGAYEVVQQFDVAYGDGPQNAYVAVATGGSQNIDRNVEVVLTHNDATIEWYNNKYMLDAPLKYQKLGDQFCSFPSMSTTIKAGDVYSRLPFTVETSGLDCDKLYALTFKIESVSDYVKQPKDTVLIMNLNLTNDFSGIYQMVAIRYTLTDNDEELTPSSVNMQRTLKAVNKNQARFFNVTQNSDLSPTGNITSEDYFNSIDNNGVTFTRQPDGTFTVAGWKNLPVSNGTVSFEDGTFTFCYDYESGGKRYRLRGTMTK; from the coding sequence ATGAAACTAATTAGAACTATTTATACGTTGGGGCTACTTGTAGGATTATTTGCATCCTGTAGTAAAGAGAGCCCTTTGGATGGTGAACAATACTACAAACAAGTTTATATTGTAGGTGCCTATGAAGTGGTACAGCAATTTGATGTGGCGTATGGCGATGGTCCACAAAATGCGTATGTTGCCGTTGCTACGGGAGGTAGCCAGAATATCGACCGGAATGTGGAAGTCGTCTTGACTCACAATGACGCTACCATCGAATGGTACAATAATAAGTATATGTTGGATGCCCCATTAAAATATCAGAAGTTGGGTGATCAATTTTGCAGTTTTCCGTCAATGAGCACGACCATTAAAGCGGGCGATGTATATAGTCGGTTGCCATTTACTGTCGAAACTTCCGGATTGGATTGTGATAAACTTTATGCGTTGACTTTCAAAATTGAGTCAGTATCCGATTACGTGAAACAACCTAAGGATACAGTTCTCATAATGAATCTCAATTTAACGAATGACTTTTCAGGGATTTATCAGATGGTAGCCATCAGATATACGTTGACTGACAATGATGAAGAACTGACTCCTTCTTCCGTTAATATGCAGCGTACGTTGAAGGCAGTGAATAAAAATCAGGCTCGTTTCTTTAATGTTACGCAGAATTCAGATCTTTCACCAACTGGAAACATTACATCTGAAGATTATTTCAACTCAATTGATAACAACGGTGTGACGTTTACACGTCAACCGGACGGTACTTTCACAGTGGCTGGCTGGAAGAATCTTCCGGTTTCTAACGGGACCGTTAGTTTTGAGGATGGCACATTTACATTTTGTTACGATTACGAGTCCGGTGGAAAGAGGTATCGCCTGAGAGGTACAATGACGAAGTAA
- a CDS encoding glycoside hydrolase family 43 protein, translating into MVRMLLLVVVCIGLLPIQMRAQKNSYIIPGEVWKDTDGNPINAHGGGLLYHDGTYYWYGEYKKGKTILPDWATWECYRTDVTGVGCYSSKDLLNWKFEGIVLPAVKEDPNHDLHPSKVLERPKVIYNKKTGKFVMWAHVESADYSKACAGVAVSDFPNGPFTYLGSFRPNNAMSRDQTVFVDDDGRAYQFYSSENNETMYISLLTDDYLKPSGRFTRNFIKESREAPAVFKHKGKYYMLSSGCTGWDPNVAEIAVADSIMGTWKTIGNPCTGPDADKTFYAQSTYVQPVIGKKNAYIAMFDRWKKKDLEDSRYVWLPVLIKDGAITIPWHEKWDLTVFDKQKKSDKYKKSDKQKK; encoded by the coding sequence ATGGTAAGAATGTTATTACTGGTAGTGGTTTGTATAGGGTTACTGCCAATACAAATGCGAGCTCAGAAGAATAGTTATATTATTCCCGGGGAAGTGTGGAAGGATACGGACGGTAACCCTATCAATGCGCATGGCGGGGGACTTCTTTACCACGACGGTACTTACTACTGGTATGGAGAATATAAAAAGGGCAAAACGATTTTGCCTGATTGGGCTACATGGGAGTGTTATCGTACAGATGTGACGGGAGTAGGCTGCTATTCTTCCAAAGATTTACTGAACTGGAAGTTTGAGGGCATTGTGCTTCCGGCAGTCAAAGAGGACCCGAACCATGACCTGCATCCGTCGAAGGTTTTGGAACGTCCGAAAGTGATTTATAATAAAAAGACAGGTAAGTTCGTGATGTGGGCACATGTAGAGAGTGCCGATTACAGCAAAGCGTGTGCGGGTGTAGCTGTCTCTGATTTTCCAAACGGACCATTCACTTACTTGGGAAGTTTCCGACCGAATAATGCGATGAGCCGTGACCAGACAGTTTTTGTCGATGATGACGGACGTGCCTACCAATTCTATTCTTCAGAAAATAACGAAACCATGTATATCAGTCTCCTGACAGACGATTACCTGAAACCAAGCGGACGCTTTACACGCAATTTCATCAAAGAATCCCGTGAAGCTCCGGCAGTGTTTAAGCATAAGGGCAAATATTATATGTTAAGTTCCGGCTGCACCGGCTGGGACCCGAATGTAGCGGAAATCGCAGTGGCGGATTCCATCATGGGTACATGGAAAACGATAGGTAATCCTTGTACGGGTCCGGATGCAGACAAGACTTTCTATGCGCAGAGTACATACGTACAACCGGTTATCGGAAAGAAGAATGCATATATTGCCATGTTTGACCGCTGGAAAAAGAAAGACCTCGAAGATTCACGCTATGTATGGCTTCCTGTATTGATAAAAGACGGAGCTATTACCATCCCATGGCATGAAAAGTGGGATTTGACCGTCTTTGACAAACAGAAGAAATCTGACAAATACAAGAAATCTGACAAACAGAAAAAATAG
- a CDS encoding family 43 glycosylhydrolase, which yields MKIKKIVNLMMGLSFSLCIFAQDDWQLVWSDEFNADGPLNSSVWNFEQGYARNEEAQWYQSDNAVCKNGLLIIEARKEQNRKNPLYVSGSNDWRKKREFIDYTSSSVTTAGKKEFLYGRFEIKARIPVAKGAWPAIWTLGSNMEWPSCGEIDIMEYYQIKGTPHILANAAWGTDRQWHAKWDSQATPYSHFTDKDPDWASKFHIWRMDWDEEAIKLYLDDELLNEIPLSSTRNGSIGKGTNPFTKPQYLLLNLAIGGINGGPIDEAALPMKYEIDYVRVYQKEKGIASGKVWRDTDGNVINAHGGGILFHEGKYYWFGEHRPASGFVTEKGINCYSSTDLYNWKSEGIALAVSEEEGHDIEKGCIMERPKVIYNAKTGKFVMWLHLELKGQGYGPARAAVAVSDSPAGPYRFIRSGRVNPGAYPLNMTRKERKMKWNPEEYKEWWTPKWYEAIAKGMFVKRDLKDGQMSRDMTLFVDDDGKAYHIYSSEDNLTLQIAELADDYLSHTGKYIRIFPGGHNEAPAIFKKEGTYWMITSGCTGWDPNKARLLTADSMLGEWKQLPNPCVGEDADKTFGGQSTYILPLPEKGQFFFMADMWRPKSLADSRYIWLPVQFDDKGVPFIKWMDRWNFD from the coding sequence ATGAAGATAAAGAAGATTGTAAATTTAATGATGGGCTTGTCATTTTCACTATGCATATTTGCCCAGGACGACTGGCAACTTGTTTGGAGTGATGAATTTAATGCAGATGGTCCTTTGAACTCTTCTGTATGGAACTTTGAGCAAGGATATGCGCGTAATGAAGAAGCTCAATGGTACCAATCCGACAATGCAGTTTGCAAAAATGGACTGTTGATAATAGAAGCCCGGAAAGAGCAGAACCGTAAAAATCCTCTTTATGTATCCGGAAGTAATGATTGGCGGAAGAAGAGAGAATTTATTGACTATACCTCTTCTTCAGTAACTACTGCCGGAAAGAAAGAGTTTCTGTATGGGCGTTTTGAGATAAAGGCTCGTATTCCTGTGGCAAAAGGAGCATGGCCTGCTATCTGGACATTGGGAAGTAATATGGAATGGCCTTCATGTGGTGAGATAGATATCATGGAATATTATCAGATTAAAGGAACACCACATATCTTAGCCAATGCTGCTTGGGGAACAGACCGTCAATGGCATGCAAAATGGGACAGTCAGGCTACTCCTTATTCGCATTTCACTGACAAAGATCCCGATTGGGCATCTAAGTTCCATATCTGGCGCATGGACTGGGATGAAGAGGCTATCAAACTATATTTGGACGATGAACTGCTAAATGAAATTCCTTTGAGCAGCACAAGGAATGGAAGTATCGGTAAAGGTACCAATCCTTTTACAAAACCACAATACCTGTTACTGAATCTCGCCATTGGCGGAATTAACGGTGGCCCGATTGATGAGGCCGCCCTGCCGATGAAGTATGAAATAGATTATGTAAGAGTCTATCAGAAAGAAAAGGGAATCGCTTCCGGAAAGGTCTGGAGAGATACGGATGGCAATGTAATCAATGCGCACGGTGGCGGAATACTTTTCCATGAAGGAAAATATTATTGGTTTGGAGAACACCGTCCTGCATCCGGTTTTGTCACAGAGAAGGGAATCAACTGCTATTCATCAACAGACCTGTATAACTGGAAATCTGAAGGTATTGCCTTAGCTGTCTCTGAGGAAGAAGGGCATGACATTGAGAAAGGATGCATCATGGAACGCCCCAAGGTGATCTATAATGCGAAAACCGGGAAATTTGTCATGTGGCTTCATTTAGAACTGAAAGGACAAGGTTATGGACCTGCGCGTGCAGCCGTTGCAGTGAGTGATTCTCCTGCCGGTCCCTATCGTTTCATTCGCTCCGGCAGGGTCAATCCGGGAGCTTACCCCTTGAACATGACCCGAAAAGAACGGAAAATGAAGTGGAATCCGGAAGAGTATAAGGAATGGTGGACACCGAAGTGGTATGAAGCTATTGCAAAAGGTATGTTCGTAAAGCGTGATCTGAAAGACGGACAAATGTCCCGTGATATGACTTTATTTGTGGACGATGACGGAAAGGCTTATCATATCTATTCCTCAGAAGATAACCTGACATTGCAGATTGCAGAACTGGCCGATGATTATCTCAGTCATACAGGAAAATATATCCGTATTTTCCCTGGTGGACACAATGAGGCTCCTGCTATATTCAAGAAAGAGGGAACTTATTGGATGATAACTTCCGGCTGCACGGGATGGGATCCTAATAAAGCCCGTTTGCTAACCGCTGATTCTATGTTGGGCGAATGGAAGCAACTGCCGAACCCTTGTGTTGGTGAAGATGCGGATAAGACATTTGGAGGACAAAGTACTTATATATTGCCTTTGCCGGAGAAAGGGCAATTTTTCTTTATGGCGGATATGTGGCGTCCGAAGAGCCTGGCGGATTCACGCTACATCTGGCTGCCTGTTCAGTTTGATGATAAAGGAGTCCCCTTTATAAAATGGATGGATAGGTGGAATTTTGATTAA
- a CDS encoding SusC/RagA family TonB-linked outer membrane protein: MKRSILVLFWVFMSATMFAQGGIDVAGIVLDEQGQELIGVSVQIKGKQGVGVVTDFDGRFKITGVPAGSTLVFSYIGYETREIKYTATKLKEKIALKEAVNEFDEVVVVGRDTQRKVSVVGAITNVDPAGIQAPAVSVSNMLGGRVPGIIAVTRSGEPGNNFSEFWIRGMSTFGASSSALVLIDGIEGNINDLDPADIESFSILKDASATAVYGTRGANGVVVVTTKRGKAGKLHVNFKTNATYSYSPRMPEYADAYQYATLANEARSVRGDDPVYSATELELFKTGLDPDLYPNVNWRDVILKDHVINNQHHLSISGGGQSARYYMSLGILNSEALFKQDKSASKHDVNVNYHKYNFRTNIDADLTKTTLLSLNLEAVIKTQNAPGTGSSNKYLWESQANLPPTVVPVRYSNGQLPAYGTNLEDKSPYVRLNYMGYTTNETYSTKINVGLSQDLGMITEGLSVRGLFSFSMNGAHIVDRHMNPEQYYADPKDGRYLDGSLKTVRTVNKEDMTATQGSASNRELYFEAAANYKRLFNQDHRVTGLAHFYRQELTNVDWGNGVLVSIPKRYQALSFRATYSYKDTYLVEGNLGYTGSENFNKERRYGWFPSISGGWVPTQYDWYRNLLPFNNFLKFRASWGRVGNDRLKDENGNDIRFPYLTTLGNVSSTWGTGLAENRTGSMNLKWEVSTKTNFGIDARFFDDKVDMTVDFFHTKTTDIFQRRANIPDEGGLSNVLPYANIGSMKSWGMDGTLAYTHTFNKDMALTVRGNFTHAENEVIYWEQSGVNYPYQSNSGVPYKVQRGLIALGLFKDEDDIKSSPKQTFMDNYRPGDIKYKDVNGDGKIDKDDVVPLNYSAVPFIQYGFALDWNYKAFRVSILFEGVSKVQYFQGGRGFYPFLNESRGNLLEMVADPRNRWIPREYAEVNGIDPALAENPNAKFPRLTYGENKNNNQESTFWLADGKYLRLKNVDVSYRFTNNWLKSRVGVESATLSLIGENLHVWDKVKLFDPSQASGNGAEYPLQRMYTLQLNLTF; this comes from the coding sequence ATGAAACGAAGTATTTTAGTACTATTTTGGGTATTCATGTCAGCAACTATGTTCGCCCAAGGCGGAATAGATGTTGCGGGTATCGTCTTGGACGAGCAAGGACAGGAACTCATCGGAGTGTCTGTTCAGATAAAAGGAAAACAGGGTGTAGGAGTTGTTACCGATTTTGACGGACGGTTTAAGATAACAGGTGTTCCTGCCGGAAGTACACTCGTATTTTCTTATATAGGTTATGAAACTCGGGAAATTAAATATACTGCTACGAAACTGAAAGAGAAGATTGCTTTGAAGGAGGCGGTCAATGAGTTTGATGAGGTTGTGGTAGTGGGGCGTGATACTCAGAGAAAGGTTTCTGTAGTAGGCGCTATCACCAATGTAGACCCGGCAGGGATTCAAGCTCCTGCGGTATCGGTGAGTAACATGTTGGGTGGACGCGTGCCGGGCATTATTGCCGTGACCCGAAGTGGCGAACCTGGTAACAACTTCTCGGAGTTCTGGATTCGTGGTATGAGTACGTTTGGCGCCAGTTCTAGTGCATTGGTGTTGATAGACGGAATCGAAGGAAATATCAACGATCTTGATCCTGCTGATATCGAAAGTTTTAGTATTCTGAAAGATGCATCGGCAACAGCCGTTTATGGAACTCGCGGTGCCAATGGTGTAGTTGTAGTTACTACGAAGCGAGGAAAAGCCGGAAAGTTGCATGTCAATTTCAAAACTAATGCTACTTATTCTTATTCACCCCGTATGCCGGAATATGCTGATGCTTATCAATATGCAACATTGGCGAATGAAGCGCGCTCCGTTCGTGGAGACGACCCGGTATATTCTGCTACTGAACTAGAATTATTCAAAACAGGTCTTGACCCGGATTTATATCCGAATGTGAATTGGCGTGATGTGATTTTGAAAGATCATGTAATTAACAATCAACACCATTTAAGTATTTCCGGTGGTGGACAAAGTGCTCGCTACTATATGAGTTTGGGTATCCTTAACTCTGAAGCTCTATTTAAACAGGATAAGTCTGCAAGCAAACATGACGTTAATGTAAACTATCATAAATATAATTTCCGTACAAATATTGATGCTGACCTTACAAAAACAACTTTGTTGAGTTTGAATTTGGAAGCAGTAATCAAGACACAAAACGCACCAGGAACAGGCTCAAGCAATAAATACCTGTGGGAATCGCAAGCGAACTTACCTCCTACTGTGGTTCCTGTGAGGTACTCTAATGGTCAGTTGCCTGCTTATGGCACTAATCTGGAGGATAAATCACCATATGTACGCCTGAATTACATGGGATATACTACCAATGAGACGTATTCTACCAAAATAAATGTAGGCTTGTCGCAGGATTTGGGTATGATCACAGAGGGATTGTCAGTACGTGGCTTGTTCTCATTCTCTATGAATGGTGCACACATAGTCGACAGACATATGAACCCCGAACAATATTATGCCGATCCCAAAGATGGACGTTATTTGGATGGTAGCTTGAAAACTGTGCGTACTGTAAATAAGGAGGATATGACAGCAACACAGGGATCAGCATCCAATCGGGAATTATATTTCGAAGCTGCCGCCAACTATAAACGTTTGTTTAATCAAGATCACCGTGTGACGGGGTTGGCGCATTTTTACCGCCAGGAACTGACCAATGTGGATTGGGGAAACGGTGTGTTAGTCAGCATTCCCAAACGTTATCAGGCACTTTCCTTCCGCGCTACCTATTCTTATAAAGATACCTATCTTGTAGAAGGTAATCTTGGCTATACCGGTTCGGAAAATTTCAATAAAGAACGTCGCTACGGTTGGTTCCCCTCTATTTCCGGGGGGTGGGTGCCTACGCAATATGATTGGTATAGAAATCTGCTCCCATTCAATAACTTCCTGAAGTTCCGTGCTTCTTGGGGACGGGTAGGAAATGATCGTCTGAAAGATGAGAATGGTAATGATATTCGATTCCCTTATTTAACTACTTTAGGTAACGTTTCCAGTACATGGGGAACCGGACTTGCCGAAAATCGTACCGGATCAATGAATTTAAAATGGGAAGTCAGTACAAAAACGAACTTTGGTATCGATGCCCGTTTCTTTGATGATAAGGTAGACATGACAGTGGATTTCTTTCATACGAAGACAACCGATATTTTCCAGAGGCGTGCCAATATACCGGACGAGGGTGGTTTAAGCAATGTACTTCCTTATGCTAATATCGGAAGCATGAAGTCGTGGGGTATGGATGGTACACTAGCTTATACTCATACATTTAATAAGGATATGGCTCTTACTGTACGTGGTAACTTTACTCACGCTGAAAACGAAGTGATCTACTGGGAACAGAGTGGGGTGAATTATCCATATCAGTCTAATTCCGGAGTCCCTTACAAAGTACAGCGCGGATTAATTGCTTTGGGATTATTTAAAGATGAGGATGACATTAAAAGTAGTCCCAAACAGACCTTTATGGATAATTATCGTCCGGGCGATATCAAGTATAAGGATGTGAACGGTGACGGTAAGATTGATAAAGATGACGTCGTACCTCTCAACTACTCTGCTGTACCGTTTATACAATACGGTTTTGCACTTGATTGGAACTACAAGGCATTCCGTGTTAGTATTTTGTTTGAAGGAGTCTCTAAAGTACAATATTTTCAAGGTGGTCGGGGATTCTATCCTTTCTTAAATGAATCAAGAGGTAACTTACTCGAAATGGTTGCTGATCCAAGAAATCGTTGGATTCCAAGAGAATATGCTGAGGTTAATGGCATTGATCCTGCATTGGCAGAGAATCCGAATGCTAAGTTTCCGCGACTAACGTATGGAGAAAATAAAAATAATAATCAGGAGTCTACCTTCTGGTTAGCTGACGGTAAATATCTGCGCCTCAAAAATGTAGATGTCTCTTACCGTTTTACGAATAATTGGTTGAAGAGTCGTGTCGGTGTGGAATCTGCTACTCTCAGTCTGATAGGCGAGAATCTACATGTGTGGGATAAAGTGAAGCTTTTTGATCCATCGCAAGCCTCTGGTAATGGAGCGGAATATCCTTTGCAAAGGATGTACACCTTACAGTTGAACTTAACTTTCTAA
- a CDS encoding RagB/SusD family nutrient uptake outer membrane protein, which yields MKKKTNIIKTLFLSMVCSITIGLQSCGDYLDVEEYIDQMTFLDSVFSRKELLDQYINGAAQYIPNEGKLWSNSSTPFQIASDENFMSWNDSQHYGMKFLLDEITPYDGYYNNYPKYYQGIRMALTALSRINEVPDVTDVERRELMGRCYFLVGYYYYLLMLQYGPVPIVPETPFNVDVPVAEMSLERGTYDECVLEIRKWMSLAIQFLPLEVESSTVVTLPTQWAAYATLSRITLYAASPWYNGNKFYADWQRTSDGANFISQENDNSKWGVSAAYSKYIIDSNKFELYWTPKEIDSKDLPTNEEFIKEIDPDYYEPYPKGAAGIDHYRSLTYTFSGEIPVMINPEFIYSCQMPTGDAPLVAAAPFKLGGWGGLNLVQDLIDAYQMVDGQDINESSQDYPYPDASVNFERIGGANQTFSGFTLLASTARMYNNREPRFYATIGFCHSFWPGTSSSENQYKNIEVTYYSDGYASANPDHPEDYNRTGYTCVKYRHLEDEMKKGTVKAKYFPVFRYAETLLNYVEAINELKEPYTLEMPNGSQVTVEHNTADIVKYFNLIRHRAGLPGITEAVAADRNKVRELIKHERRIEFACEGRRYHDLRRWGDAMEAYNRPISGCNVKARSNERQKFYTTTILNDKLTRRSFSYKHYFYPIPKSVLDKNKNLVQNPEWR from the coding sequence ATGAAAAAGAAAACAAATATTATAAAGACTTTATTTCTGTCGATGGTTTGTAGTATAACCATCGGGCTGCAATCTTGCGGTGATTATCTGGATGTCGAAGAATATATTGACCAGATGACTTTTCTTGACTCCGTATTCTCTCGCAAAGAACTCCTGGATCAGTATATTAACGGTGCAGCGCAATATATACCCAATGAAGGCAAACTTTGGTCAAATTCTTCTACACCGTTCCAAATTGCTTCTGATGAGAATTTCATGTCCTGGAATGATAGCCAGCACTACGGCATGAAGTTTTTGCTGGACGAGATTACTCCTTATGACGGATATTACAATAACTATCCCAAATATTATCAGGGTATTCGTATGGCACTCACTGCCTTGTCGAGAATCAATGAAGTACCCGATGTGACAGACGTTGAACGTCGTGAGTTGATGGGACGATGCTACTTTTTGGTAGGATATTATTATTATCTGCTGATGTTGCAGTACGGACCTGTGCCCATTGTTCCGGAAACGCCCTTTAATGTGGATGTGCCGGTAGCCGAAATGTCACTGGAACGAGGAACATACGATGAATGCGTATTGGAAATCCGTAAATGGATGTCTCTGGCCATTCAGTTCTTGCCACTGGAAGTAGAAAGTTCAACGGTTGTGACGCTTCCTACCCAATGGGCCGCTTACGCTACTTTGTCAAGAATTACATTGTATGCAGCCAGTCCGTGGTATAACGGCAATAAGTTTTATGCTGACTGGCAGCGGACAAGTGACGGCGCAAACTTTATATCGCAGGAAAATGATAATTCGAAATGGGGAGTGTCTGCCGCTTATTCAAAATACATTATTGATTCAAATAAATTTGAGTTGTATTGGACTCCCAAAGAAATAGATAGCAAGGATCTGCCCACTAATGAAGAATTTATCAAAGAGATAGATCCGGATTATTATGAGCCTTATCCAAAGGGAGCAGCCGGTATCGACCATTACCGTTCGTTGACTTATACATTCAGTGGTGAAATTCCTGTGATGATTAATCCTGAATTTATCTATTCCTGTCAAATGCCGACAGGTGATGCCCCATTGGTGGCTGCTGCACCTTTCAAATTAGGTGGATGGGGTGGCTTGAATCTCGTACAGGACTTGATTGATGCTTACCAAATGGTGGACGGACAAGATATCAATGAATCCAGTCAGGACTATCCTTATCCGGATGCCAGCGTTAATTTTGAAAGAATTGGCGGCGCTAACCAAACTTTCTCTGGCTTTACACTTCTGGCGAGCACTGCTAGAATGTATAACAATCGCGAACCTCGTTTTTATGCAACGATAGGCTTTTGCCATTCATTCTGGCCAGGCACTTCTTCTTCGGAGAATCAGTACAAGAATATTGAGGTTACTTATTATTCCGACGGATATGCTTCCGCTAATCCGGATCATCCTGAAGATTATAATCGTACAGGCTATACTTGTGTCAAATATAGACATTTGGAAGATGAGATGAAAAAGGGTACGGTCAAAGCTAAATATTTCCCGGTTTTCCGGTATGCGGAAACATTGCTGAATTATGTGGAGGCTATTAATGAGTTGAAAGAACCTTATACGCTGGAGATGCCTAACGGCAGTCAAGTGACGGTGGAACATAATACAGCTGATATTGTGAAGTATTTCAATCTGATTCGTCATCGTGCCGGTCTGCCCGGAATTACTGAGGCTGTTGCTGCCGACAGGAATAAGGTCCGTGAACTGATTAAGCATGAACGCAGAATAGAGTTTGCTTGCGAAGGACGTCGTTATCACGACTTGCGCCGTTGGGGAGATGCTATGGAGGCATACAATCGTCCTATCTCCGGTTGCAACGTCAAAGCAAGAAGCAATGAACGTCAGAAATTCTACACAACAACTATTTTGAACGATAAATTGACACGGCGTTCATTCTCGTACAAACACTATTTCTATCCTATACCTAAGAGTGTGTTGGATAAAAATAAAAACCTCGTGCAAAATCCGGAATGGAGATAA
- a CDS encoding BNR repeat-containing protein: protein MKRTLLLTFLLLSVSALCFSQKLVEVAKGYSCTSVNTTIFRNNSLVTHGDEQYISYYDADGYLVLGKRKLNSKQWTLHRTQYRGNVKDAHNIISIMVDGEGYLHVSFDHHGHKLNYCRSIAPGSLELGDKMPMTGVDEGNVTYPEFYPLTDGDLLFVYRSGSSGRGNLVMNRYSLKDHKWARVQDVLIDGEDKRNAYWQLYVDEKGTIHLSWVWRETWQVETNHDLCYARSFDNGVTWYKSDGEQYKLPITASNAEYACRIPQNSELINQTSMSADAGGNPYIATYWRSSDSEVPQYRIVWNDGKTWHNRQVTDRKTPFTLKGGGTKMIPVARPRIVVEDGEIFYIFRDEERGSRVSMAHTADVANGKWIVTDLTDFSVDAWEPSHDTELWKKQRKLNLFVQHTCQGDGERTAEIEPQMIYVLEANTNTKK from the coding sequence ATGAAACGGACACTGCTGCTTACTTTTTTATTACTATCTGTTTCTGCCTTGTGCTTTTCGCAAAAACTGGTGGAAGTTGCCAAAGGATATAGTTGTACATCTGTCAATACAACGATATTCCGCAATAATTCATTGGTAACGCATGGGGATGAGCAATATATCAGCTATTATGATGCCGATGGCTATCTTGTGTTGGGCAAACGGAAACTAAATTCGAAGCAATGGACATTGCATCGTACTCAATATCGTGGAAATGTAAAAGATGCCCACAATATCATCAGTATAATGGTGGACGGAGAAGGGTATCTGCACGTTTCTTTTGACCACCATGGACATAAGTTGAATTACTGCCGCAGTATCGCCCCCGGTTCTTTGGAACTGGGCGATAAAATGCCGATGACCGGAGTGGACGAAGGAAATGTTACTTATCCGGAATTTTACCCTCTGACAGACGGGGATTTGTTGTTTGTCTACCGTTCCGGTTCTTCCGGACGTGGAAATCTGGTGATGAACCGTTATTCATTGAAAGACCATAAATGGGCCCGTGTACAGGATGTCCTGATTGATGGTGAAGACAAACGAAATGCTTACTGGCAGCTATATGTAGACGAGAAAGGTACGATTCATCTCTCATGGGTATGGCGTGAAACCTGGCAGGTGGAGACCAACCATGATCTTTGCTACGCGCGTTCTTTTGATAACGGAGTGACTTGGTATAAGTCGGATGGTGAACAATATAAACTTCCGATTACAGCTTCGAATGCAGAGTATGCTTGTCGTATTCCACAAAACTCGGAATTGATAAACCAGACAAGTATGAGTGCAGACGCTGGTGGCAATCCTTATATTGCCACTTATTGGAGGAGTTCGGACAGTGAAGTCCCTCAATATCGCATTGTCTGGAATGACGGGAAGACATGGCATAATCGTCAGGTGACAGACCGCAAGACTCCGTTTACACTGAAGGGAGGAGGCACTAAGATGATTCCTGTTGCCCGTCCGCGTATTGTGGTAGAGGATGGAGAAATCTTCTATATTTTCCGTGACGAAGAGCGGGGCAGCCGTGTCTCAATGGCGCATACTGCTGATGTTGCCAACGGTAAGTGGATAGTCACCGACCTGACGGATTTTTCCGTAGATGCCTGGGAACCGTCCCATGACACGGAATTGTGGAAGAAGCAGCGGAAACTCAATCTCTTTGTACAGCACACTTGTCAAGGCGACGGTGAACGCACGGCGGAGATTGAACCTCAAATGATATATGTACTGGAAGCGAATACGAATACAAAAAAATAA